Proteins found in one Puniceicoccaceae bacterium genomic segment:
- a CDS encoding nucleotide pyrophosphohydrolase, with translation MKSVDLIEEIREFCNERDWRQFHNPKDLAIALSIESAELLELFLWKDAKETQSVCTQKRDAIEAEVADIAIYLLDLVDVMGLDLETIIRRKLEHNRKKYPVSLSKGKNLKYDELES, from the coding sequence ATGAAGTCAGTGGACCTGATTGAAGAAATTCGAGAATTCTGCAACGAAAGGGATTGGCGACAGTTCCACAATCCCAAGGATCTCGCCATCGCACTCTCCATCGAAAGTGCCGAACTCCTTGAACTTTTCCTTTGGAAGGACGCGAAGGAAACCCAATCGGTCTGCACCCAAAAAAGGGATGCCATCGAAGCAGAAGTTGCTGACATTGCCATCTATCTGCTCGATCTGGTCGACGTGATGGGACTCGATCTTGAAACCATCATCCGGCGCAAACTTGAGCACAACCGGAAAAAATACCCTGTATCCCTTTCCAAAGGAAAAAACCTGAAATACGACGAGCTTGAGAGCTGA